A window of Theropithecus gelada isolate Dixy chromosome 8, Tgel_1.0, whole genome shotgun sequence genomic DNA:
ACATAAAACACTTGGTATAGCAGTAAATATAAGGATTTATAATTATTGGTGTTATCAGTAGCAGCActgttctttttaaacaaaaacttaCTAATACCTTTCCTTAGTAAATAACTCTCAAGCTTTAACCTGAATTTCTGGGTGAGATGTGTTATGACACGGAAATATCAAGTTTTATtgataatttcaaaaatacagaatatCTCCAGTTTGGGTGAAGTGAGAGAAATCTGGAACTAAAAGGGTGGTTCCTAGTCCTTCCTTCCTGCATCAGACATGGTCTCTCTTCCCCTAAATAATAGCTGGGGTTTCTAAAGAAGTTGCAGTTCACCTCAAACAACAAGGAGAACATGTAAGTTATGAAACACATCCATTGAATAACCCAAAACCATAAACCCTTAGATTATAGGTTTATTATAAGTAATCCTCTAGCCAGGGACATCCTGCTAAAGATATTCTGCAGGTTTTTTCCACATAGCAAAAATCACTATCAGAGGTCTAGTTGGCAAGGAGAATAGACAGTCACCTGTTTTCTTTGCTTGTCCACCTGGTTGCCAGGGGGGTGGGTAGGCTTCCTCACAAAGCAAATGAACTGGTTGTGGGCCAGCTATTTTACCTCTTTCCTCCCTagttccatttaaaaatattaaaaacagctaCACTAGAGCCTGTAGTTCAGTCTGTGTCTTACATTCACTTTTATAGCATAGCTCATAACAATGTCTCCTCCGCTAGGGTCATTCCAAGGCTATAATGCTGCCAAATTATTTGACTTCCAATATATTGGCTTCCTTGACCTACTCAAACTCAAATAAGTCATATATTATTGAAAGTAGTTGCCACTTTGTCTCCAAATAGttgaatagtttttattttaacttttctagtAATTTCAAGTATAACATAAATACACAGATAAAacgattttaaaaatatatctaggTAGATGGATAAATAGTGTAACCAAGTACCTTCAATTTGCTAAATTggtttaattgtttttattattttttcttcttttcttctttcccccttACCTCTACTCCCTTCTTCCCACTTAGtcctttagaaatgcaaatgccACCTTTCACCTCCCCTGGCCAGACATTCTCTACAGGGCAAGTTCATCTATGTGCTACAAGATCTCTCCTTGACAGTGGATTTGCAGACCAAAGCATGCCCCAGGGAACCCTCACCTCCAGGGGGTCACCTCAGGAGAGCATGTCAAAAGCATGCCCACTTGGTCACTTTTGCAACTTATTTCTGCCCAGGAAGGTACCAACTCAACTGCCCAGTATATAACTGCCCAGTGGCAGGGGGATGCCTTCCCTAGCTCGTTTACTCCCCTACCTTATAAAAGTGCCCTCTTTCTGCTCCCAAAGTGAAGCAGCACATTTAAATGCAGGGTGCTTTGTGCCCTTCCCCAAGCTAGCTTCTgaataaattcacatttttttttgtatcagaCCTCACTCTCCCTAACTCGACTCTGCATTCAGCAAGCAACTAACCTGCTTTTTGGTTACAATAGACCTTTTAGAACAGGTTATGTTGTACTAAAATTTGTGCTGCTGTTGCAATATATTGCAGTTACTTGCTTAATTGCTTGTCATTTGTAGACTGTAAGATCAAAAATGTATTTGGCCACTTAAGACACTAATAAATCCACTAGTAAAGCACTAAGAAAAGGGGGGGggtgtctgttttgtttaccacTGTGTGTTCAGAATCTAGCATAGCTCCtgacaaaaatatatgaatatactgAATATTCTCTCAAACACAAGTTATTGGAAAAAAAGTAACTGTCCTgtctgtttgttcatttgttttatgtGGTCACTAGTTTTCACAAACATGGGGATCATCAGCAGGAATGTGAGGAATGTATAGTGCTCCCAAATAATCATAAAGAAGATATTATAAGGCCTAAAATTTGCTATATATTGAGTTTTCTCCCcagatatattaaaattttctttagatAATAAGTTTCTAATTATATTCCATATTCAGAATTTATATACCCAAATACACAACAACCAGTGCAAAGAAAGGATACTGATTCAGATGAAAAACTGTTTGCTCTCTTATTTCCTTAGactttttctaacttatttttatccttatttCATTAAGCAACCAAAAATTCCACTAAAAATGGAAGTGGAGAGCCCTACCACACTTGCACTCCAATCCCTTATGAAATGGACTTACCAATCAAAGATAAACAGGAATAAgaaatttgctttgttttgaaaagAGACTAGGACTTAGTAGTGTGTTCTTCCCAATTAGCAGAATGAGTCCCTTTTTACTTCCCAAGCCTAAGTTTTGCTTCTACTTCCACAAATCTTTCTTTTGTCGTGATACTGGATTTTAAGTTGTTCTTTGTGTGTAAAATACCATGTGTTTAGAACACAGAAACAGATCATTCTTGGCAGTGATGTGGTTGTATTGTACTGGGAGCAGGGCAGGGGCTGCTTGTGCTTCCAGGTGGAGTTGCTATTTCGTTATGCTTTTATTGATGGAACAGTTTGATTTTGAATTTTGCATGTTTCTGTAGTGAAAAAAGTGGATTTTCATTGTGAGGGCAGGAGGTCACATTGATCCTGGGGTCCTCGCAGCATTATTGTGAAAACAGGTGAATTATCCTAAGCAATTCACAGGTCTGGGAATTAAAGACCACAGTTTAGATCCCCACAATTCATAGGTCTGGAAACTAAAGATCACAGTTTAGATCCCCACATATTTTGTTTCTATCCACTAATCACCCACAACATTGTCATGGATGGAAAGTTAGAGTAACCCTTATAGTTTTGAGAAACAGTTTCCATTGTTCTTGTTGAAGTGCAGCATCACTGAAGTAATTACAGAATAAATAATTTACCACAATAATTGACTGTCATGATTTTTAGCAGGtacaattttgattttattgCAAGGCACACAATTGTATATACAATGCATAATTATCATCTTTTAAAGTAcaagataaaataatatacattatagGAAAGAACATATGAGTATACTCTTATCTCAGAGAAGAAAATTGCCTTAAGGAAGCTGGGTTATACCCTTTTTGGATGTGATTTTCAGATTTACACTGAATCATCCAAATAGCTCTTGGTTAGAAAATAAATCTCATTGACAGGACACACAACCTTTCACAGCTTTCTCTTTACAATGTTCCAATTTAAAGTCAGCTAATGTGCTCCCTGCATTGCGTGAGTCATCTTATTTCGTCCCAGGACTAGATGAAACACCTATAAATTGTCTGACAATAGTTATACACATTGAAGAACTTTATTTCTCAGTAATATTTCACAGAATAGAACCATTTTCTTAAGATTTTATGtgactattgattttttttctccaagctATTTTCCCAaatgatgtattatttttagtattaagCCTGGAGTTTTGACTTAAACTCGAGGGATGCTCTTAGATTGGTAACTACTCTGAGACACGAAGAGTGTTTCCACTCTCCTTCCAGTTAGAGTGGGGGGTTTCCTCCTCAGTGCTGCCCTTGAATGGCTGGTTCATTTCTCTGTGCCTTCTCTGACCCCTCGCTAGGACCTGTCTTCCAGACCTTCTTAGCAGGGTGGAAAGATAGGGTTCATGTAGAGAATGGATCTGAAGGTTAAACACATGCAGTTCTGGTCTCAAAGAGACACAACAGTGTCCTCCCCGTTGAGGTCAGAGAATAGGAACATCAAGAGATGAGAGATATCAGAGAGCCAGAAGGGTTTGAACAAATGCACTGTCTGGAACAATGAATAAATGGCAATGTGGTCCCTGCTTCACATCAGGACATAGGACATACAGAAAGCATGTACACACTTtgacaaagaaatacatttgtgcAAGTGGTATTTTCCCTACCACATTGTTTAGTTTATCATTCCTTTAAAGCAGTACCCTAAAATGATATTCCCTTCTTCGCTCCTTTTTCAATGTTGGTAAGTCGGTATTAACAAGAATCAAGAAGCTTGGACACCCTTCGTTGACACATACAAGCTACTATTATTTCCTTGGGTTGCGGACTTACATATGAGGAGATGAAGGAAAATCAGGCAAACCAATAATGGCGATTAATGCTATGAGAGCATGTGAAGTGCTAACTTAaaagaaacaggccaggtgtggccactcacacttataatcccagcactttgggaggctgaggcagctgaatattcagaggtcaggagttcgagaccagcctgcactatatggtgaaaccccgtctctactaaaagtacaaaaattagccagatgtggtggtgcacgcctgtaatcccagctactcaggaggcagaggcaggagaatcatttgaacccaggaggtagaggttgcagtgagccaagaccacactactgcactccagcctgggcaacagagtgagactctgtctcaaaaacaaacaaacaaacaaacaaacaaacaaaagaagaagaagacagaaaaaattaaaggaaacacACTACTCTGATTTCATCTCACAATCCTATCTCTGTTATATTTTGCACTGCAAAGGAATCTGACGAGGAAGTCTCTTGGGTTTTCCTGTTCCATCAAGAAGTTtttatatttcctgtttcaccaggGCTTGTTTCTGGAACTATCCTCTATATAGATATCCTTCCTGTACCATAGCCAAGATTTTTTACTATGGGATTAGTGTAAACCAGTATTTAAGCCATTCCTGTTTACATTCAGTTATAAAAATACAAGGGCAGCCAGGAAtttcaataaaacaagaaatactCAAAAGAGCACTTCATTTTCATTAGGAGAAATCACTTTCATTCTGCCATATGTCATCTGCGTTCGGTGCCATGATAATCTGGAGTGGAGGCAAACATGGTCAGAGTAACATTCTGAAGCCATGTGTAAAACCTTCAATGCAAGGTTTTGTTTCCAAAAGGTGAGAGTACATACACCACCAAGAAAGTGCATGGTGAACAGAACCTAACAGTTTTAATGATGTCTGTAGTTACATAGGgctatatattcattttttctattaaattccAGAGGATGCTGCGCTAATAATATATAGGCTCGGAGATGAGTGTTATTTCTAAATTATCCCTTTTTTCTTCTCAGGCAAATTACAGAAAAAGCCATTACCTCTGAAATGGTAAGTTTCAgggggaaaaagagggaatttATATGTCATCTGGAAGTTTTAGCAAAATTACCCTAAATGTGCTGCTCCTGGCATTATCCTCAGCAGGTATGCCCTTCACAGAATGCCATGCAGGATGTGTCCTGGCACCAGGAGGGACATCATGTCCTCATTCAGCACACATTTAGGAACAATTCTacttcctgctgagagccacaAAATAGTACCTTGAGATCTACAGAAGCAAAACACCTTCCTCTCCGTGAATAGAGAGGATCTGCGAATCGCTATATATTCATAAAGAGATGTGGCAAATAAACTAGATCCTGCTAAGGCTACAACCTGGGAGCTAGTTGAAGCCTTTGTGATTCATTAACACATGAGTTATGAGCACTGTTACAGGACTAAATGGTATTCAGGGAGTCTGAAAGAGATCATGCCATGACTAATTCCCAGCAAAATTTCTCAGCATCAACTTAGCAACTCAGGGGATATCACTAGTGTGCCCTCAGGAAATCGCCTGGCTGGGAGGCAAGCCTATTCCTTATTTGTACATGTACTATTATTTACAGaagatactatatatattttcagtGATATTCACACTACTTTGTTTCTTGACAATGGGACATGCTTTATTATAAGACTGTCTACCTGAATAgcatgctaagaaaaaaaaaaactgtagtttTCGAGAAATTAAACCATGTTAAAAACAACCTTttgaatgtttaaataatttcataaatagCAAGATAATGTTCTGGTATAAGTGAACATCAGATTCCTCAGATGTGGGTCCAAGCCATACATAAGCTGGAATTCTCACCACACAGCCACATGAAATGCGTGTCCACATAGCATACAGTGGGCTGGGCATGAACCCTGGAAATAGTTCTCATTCCATTGGAGGTCATTGCTGTCATTGTTAAACATCTGGATTGGATACCCGCTGAGTTCTGAAagcaatgttttttcttttccttttttcttaaaccGAGCTTTGAAACTACATTTCATAGGAAAGCCACAGCAGACCGGTGCTGAACCTTATCTAGGAAACCAGAAGGAAAAGATGGGTTCCCTCGTTCATCAGAGGAACTGAGGGTCTGCCTCACTTCTGTACCCTAGAGAAGAGGTGCATGTGTTGCGTGGATCTTTCATCCTTGATGTTTCCACTGATCACGAACGTGGTCTGCATCTGATGACTTCAGACCATAAGATctctaaaagtttatttaaaattctatcttTTCATGTCAAACCGCAGTAGTGATCTGAGTTAAACCCAGATCATTGAACTCCTCTCTTCCTGAAGAACTGTACGAAGACATCTCCACGACTAGTCATACTGGTTTATTGATCCCATCGACGTCCCTCAGGTAAGCAGGATCCTGAACTGTATTTCGGACTCTGCTAGTGTTCTGCCGCTCCATCCTCATCTTCAGCGGAAAGCAGAAGTCCCGGAAACACCGCTTAAAGTTTTCATCAAGAAAGGCGTAGAGAATGGGATTGAGGCTACTGTTGGTATAGCCTAAGGCGATGCAGAAGTAATAGCTGGAGAGAGCAGCCGTGCTGTGGGAGGTGCTCCCCAGAGCCTCCACCAGGATGAATATGTGAATGGGGGTCCAGCAGACGATGAAGaccgccaccaccaccaggaCCAATCTGGTGATCCTACGCAGGTTGCGATCTTTCTCTCGGGAGCCGGAAAGGAGCCGGACGCTCTTGAGACGCAGGATCATCAGGGTGTAGCAGACAATGATGATGAGGACAGGGATCACAAAAGCAAAGACGAAGACGCAGATCTTCATGAAGAGGTCCCACCAGGAGTAGTCATCATCTGGGAACTGCAAGGAACACTCGATGACATCCACGTCTGGAGGAGGGCAATAAAAACCACAACACAGAAACCTGTTATTGTTATTACCGTGGCTGCAAAGtgttttaaatgtgaattttaatacCTTTTATTGCAATGGTCCCATTATAGTAAGATGACATTACCTGAAGTAGATCACCAAATTACTAatgaattctgtattttattagcCATCTTAATCTTTGTGCATGGAACAATGATGACAGTCACTGTTTACTGGTAACATACACAATACTGTAGAATTAAGATTAGCTGACAATCTTGCTCATCTAGCTGCAGAAGTTGGTTTGACACTGATGGCTTGCAGAAGAGGTAAAGAGTTAATATATAGCATGAGTACTTATTTCTATTTCCATTCATTAACACTTCTACCAGACCTAAGGCTCTGGCAATAAAAAAGCTAATGTGTATTTGtaataaatgactaaatatttcaaaactagTCACTGAGTTTAACAAAAGCCAACTTGTTTGAAAAACATTAACTGGTTTACAGGAAATCATTATGTGGGTCAACAGAAATTGATATGAAATTTGTTTAAATATGACTCAGGTATTGTGATTTAATGGAACCAATGACACTCGTGATTAAGGGCATTACTGAAACACAAGTAAAACCcttggaggaggtggggagaatcatcatcatcatcaaggGAATTCTGAGTAAATCAggcacatttattttcatttttaccaacATTATTATgtaactcagataaaacaaacacTTGTATGTGATTACTTAGAAAATTGCTTTAtttgctctgcttctctttgctGGGTAGTATTCTCTTTGGAGTAGCCTTAATG
This region includes:
- the OPRK1 gene encoding kappa-type opioid receptor isoform X2 codes for the protein MKTATNIYIFNLALADALVTTTMPFQSTVYLMNSWPFGDVLCKIVISIDYYNMFTSIFTLTMMSVDRYIAVCHPVKALDFRTPLKAKIINICIWLLSSSVGISAIVLGGTKVREDVDVIECSLQFPDDDYSWWDLFMKICVFVFAFVIPVLIIIVCYTLMILRLKSVRLLSGSREKDRNLRRITRLVLVVVAVFIVCWTPIHIFILVEALGSTSHSTAALSSYYFCIALGYTNSSLNPILYAFLDENFKRCFRDFCFPLKMRMERQNTSRVRNTVQDPAYLRDVDGINKPV